The nucleotide window GGTGTCGCGGAGGGCCTGCCGCCGCTCCGGCGCCGCATCTTCGAGCACGTCTTTCTGGATCGCCGCAGCCACGTCGAGGCTTATGAGCTGATTCGCGCGAGCGAGCAGCCCGGCCTGTCGTTTCGCGTTTTTCTCGGAGAGCTTCGCGCCACGTACCGGGCGGTGACCCAGGGGCGCCGCGGCGCTCTGCTGCGCGATGCCGGCGCGGGGCTGGAAGGGGAGCGGGAGGCGCACGCCACGGCTGAAGGTCACGCGGAGGAGGAGGCCGAGCTGCGCCAAGTGCTCGAGTCGGCGCTCGGGTCGCTCGCTCCCGAGGATCGCGTAGCGGTCGAGCTGTACGTGTTGGAGGAGTTGCCAGCCGCCGACATCGCCCGGATGCTGGGATTCCCGAACGCCAAGGCCGTCTACAACCGGGTGTACCGTGCGCTGGACGCGCTGCGCTCCGAGCTCGAGCGCGCCGGCATCAGGCGGGAGGACCTGTGAGCAATCCGCGCGGTTCCGGTCGTCCCATTGTGGTGGCTTCGCAGCGATGCGGGCCGGAGGAAACTGCCACGTGAACCGCCCGGAGGACCTGGACCTGCTCAAGGACGCCCTGTTGGCCCGCCCCCGCGCCGAGACCCCGACGCCGGAATGCCTCGACGACGAAACCGTTGCCGC belongs to Gemmatimonadales bacterium and includes:
- a CDS encoding sigma factor-like helix-turn-helix DNA-binding protein, with translation MTQGRRGALLRDAGAGLEGEREAHATAEGHAEEEAELRQVLESALGSLAPEDRVAVELYVLEELPAADIARMLGFPNAKAVYNRVYRALDALRSELERAGIRREDL